The DNA segment CTTTCGCATATACGTTTATCTTCATCTGGAATTGTTGGAATCCTACTATAATTATCTATAATTGATGTTCCACAAATAACGAGGTGACAGTGTATCACGAAACAATATATTTATGTGGAATTTAAATAGTTATCTAAAGCCATTGGGGTTTAGTTTAAGTTTTAATTTTGGAGGTGTAGAATGGTTATGTGGTTGGGGGATGTGGGTTGAGTTTGAATTGGCTTGTTTTTGATGGTGATACGATAAGGTTTGAGATTCCACCAACGCAGAGCATAACTTATGATAATCTTCCATTGGCTGTGGAAGAAGCGTACAGGTATTATGTTGGGAGGAAGTTTGATGTGATAAAGGTGACTGGTAGGGGGCCAATATGGCTTTACAGTGCAATAGTCCATACAGTTGCACATTTAGCTAAAGCAGTTGCAGTGTATGATGCAATAAATGGGGTGTACGTTATAGTTGCAAGCCACAATCCAAACTATAAGATAGGTCAAACATTAAACTAGCAAAACCAGTAAGGAAGTGTGTATGGAAGCTGTGAAATATCATCAATATAGCGATTCTGTTAACGATTAAAGGATGCCCATTCTCTTATACTCCTTTTCGAGTTCTCTCCACACTTCACTTCTCGTTTCCTCAAAATCTTTAAGCGCCTTCTCCAAATCTATATCCACCCCCTCCTCAAGATATTTTAGAGCAAGCCTCTTAGCCATCCTTCGAGCAAGCCCCTCCAATACCCATCGGACAACATCCTCTTCACTCACATCATCAGGAACCCTTACACTAACGATCTTAACCATTCCCCTCACCAAAATTCCTGTTTTGTGAATAATTAATTGAACTTTTCTGGAAATCAGATTTGATATCCATACATTTATGTTTAACTTAGGTTTTCATTCAAAACTCATTTATCTGAGAGGTTGGCAATATTTTACACTTATATTTAGTTCTCTCATTATGGCTTCTTTCTCCCTTTCAAAGTCGTAATCTGCTGTGATTATTTCATTTATTTCTTCCCCTTGCTCCTTTAAGGTTTTCAAGTAGGCTAGGTGGAGTAGGTCAAGGGTTTTCAATTTAAATTTAGATGAAATATCTATGGCAGTTGCGAATGGTGAGTATAGATTATCGATCATGAAAACCCTCTTATAACCATTAACCCTCCTATAGCTTAATTTAAACCTCCTCAATATGTATAGGAGAACTGCTGGTATTGTTAGCTCCTTCCTCACCTTAACCTTCTCAGAAAGTTCAAGCAACATGCCCTCCCTCTTAGATAATGTGCTGGCAAGTTCGGCTAAAACAAGTTCGGAAACCCTCTTATCCCCCTCCATCTCCAAAATTTCTTGAGCTAACCTCCGTCTAGGATCAAGTTTGTCGAGAGCCGCTACAATGATGCTGGTATCCACGTAACTCATCTCTCCCTCTCCCTCAAAAGCTGCTCAGTCGCGCCACTAAGGTCTATTGGTATC comes from the Candidatus Methanomethylicota archaeon genome and includes:
- a CDS encoding CRISPR-associated protein Csx3 — its product is MVGGCGLSLNWLVFDGDTIRFEIPPTQSITYDNLPLAVEEAYRYYVGRKFDVIKVTGRGPIWLYSAIVHTVAHLAKAVAVYDAINGVYVIVASHNPNYKIGQTLN
- a CDS encoding PIN domain-containing protein — protein: MSYVDTSIIVAALDKLDPRRRLAQEILEMEGDKRVSELVLAELASTLSKREGMLLELSEKVKVRKELTIPAVLLYILRRFKLSYRRVNGYKRVFMIDNLYSPFATAIDISSKFKLKTLDLLHLAYLKTLKEQGEEINEIITADYDFEREKEAIMRELNISVKYCQPLR